In one window of Janthinobacterium sp. 1_2014MBL_MicDiv DNA:
- a CDS encoding response regulator transcription factor, with protein MNESDAIIFVVDDDAAMRRSLAYLFDSAGWKVETFESARDFLQRYDGHAPGCLLLDVRMPLMSGLELQQELSRHAISLPVIFLSGHGDLAMAVQTMKAGACDFLEKPCKDQVLLDAVTRAVARSLDEGRSAASTHTAQATLATLTAREREVALLMAEGKASKVIARELGISDKTVQVHRHNTMEKLGLHSAAEVARLLMAGGQI; from the coding sequence ATGAATGAAAGCGATGCCATCATCTTTGTCGTCGACGACGACGCCGCCATGCGGCGCTCGCTGGCCTACCTGTTCGACTCGGCCGGCTGGAAAGTGGAGACGTTCGAGTCGGCGCGCGACTTCCTGCAGCGTTACGATGGCCATGCGCCCGGCTGCCTGCTGCTCGACGTGCGCATGCCGCTGATGAGCGGACTCGAACTGCAGCAGGAACTGTCGCGCCACGCCATCTCCCTGCCCGTGATTTTTTTGAGCGGCCACGGCGACCTGGCCATGGCCGTGCAGACGATGAAGGCGGGCGCCTGCGATTTCCTGGAAAAACCGTGCAAGGACCAGGTACTGCTCGACGCCGTGACGCGCGCCGTGGCCCGCAGCCTGGACGAAGGCCGCAGCGCCGCCAGCACGCATACGGCACAGGCGACGCTGGCGACATTGACGGCGCGCGAGCGCGAAGTGGCGCTGCTGATGGCCGAAGGCAAGGCCTCCAAAGTCATCGCCCGCGAGCTGGGCATCAGCGACAAGACGGTGCAGGTGCACCGCCATAACACGATGGAAAAACTGGGCCTGCATTCAGCAGCCGAGGTGGCCCGGCTGCTGATGGCCGGCGGACAAATCTAG
- the nrfD gene encoding NrfD/PsrC family molybdoenzyme membrane anchor subunit yields the protein MDSHITEIVNVTREAAWLPWAVQYFFLIGLSYGSFMLTLPYFVFGRKAYERLGRIALLASLVCGMTAPVALLADLHGPGRFYHFYLYFQPQSWMSWGSFFIPLYLGCLMLYAWLALRSDFAARGQGQDRLAFAYRLLGRGGAASRRAMVIAAAFTLLAAFVVGLYTGMEVMVVRARPLWFTPFLPAQFAATAFVGAVGLALLFNRCLPGRELALEVSLNRALALSLALVLALGGGWLFVSLSGVSASHSMAFTQVAGMPQWQFTAVWAVLSSIVPMALAIWRPATSGLANGLIALHSAWMMRWTIFIGGQTIPKTGAGLYDYHLPMGNDGLLGIIGTAGLWIALLLLMLEFLPWAGRAAMSHAAARTRPAMATH from the coding sequence ATGGACAGCCACATCACCGAGATTGTCAACGTCACGCGCGAAGCGGCATGGCTGCCGTGGGCGGTGCAGTATTTTTTCCTCATCGGCCTCAGTTACGGCAGCTTCATGCTGACCCTGCCGTACTTCGTCTTCGGCCGCAAGGCGTATGAACGCCTGGGCCGCATCGCGCTGCTGGCGTCCCTCGTCTGCGGCATGACGGCGCCCGTGGCGCTGCTGGCCGACCTGCACGGGCCGGGCCGCTTCTACCACTTCTATCTTTACTTCCAGCCGCAGTCGTGGATGTCGTGGGGCTCGTTCTTCATTCCCCTCTACCTGGGCTGCCTGATGCTGTATGCGTGGCTGGCGCTGCGCAGCGACTTCGCCGCGCGCGGGCAGGGCCAGGACCGCCTGGCCTTCGCCTATCGCCTGCTGGGACGCGGTGGCGCCGCCTCGCGCCGCGCCATGGTCATCGCCGCCGCCTTCACCTTGCTGGCCGCCTTCGTCGTGGGCCTGTACACGGGCATGGAAGTGATGGTGGTGCGCGCCCGTCCGCTGTGGTTCACGCCCTTCCTGCCGGCGCAGTTTGCCGCCACCGCCTTTGTGGGAGCGGTTGGCCTGGCGCTGCTGTTCAACCGCTGCCTGCCGGGCCGCGAGCTGGCGCTCGAAGTATCGCTGAACCGCGCGCTGGCCCTGTCGCTGGCGCTGGTGCTGGCCCTGGGCGGCGGCTGGCTGTTCGTCAGTCTGTCCGGCGTGAGCGCCAGCCACAGCATGGCATTTACCCAGGTGGCCGGCATGCCGCAATGGCAGTTCACGGCCGTCTGGGCCGTGCTGTCGTCCATCGTGCCGATGGCGCTGGCCATCTGGCGTCCTGCCACGAGCGGCCTGGCCAATGGCCTGATCGCGCTGCACAGCGCATGGATGATGCGCTGGACGATCTTCATCGGCGGCCAGACGATCCCGAAAACGGGCGCCGGCCTGTACGACTACCACCTGCCGATGGGGAACGACGGCTTGCTGGGGATTATCGGCACGGCCGGCCTGTGGATCGCGCTGCTGTTGCTGATGCTGGAATTTTTGCCATGGGCTGGCCGTGCCGCGATGTCGCACGCAGCGGCGCGCACCCGTCCCGCCATGGCCACGCATTAA
- a CDS encoding dynamin family protein yields the protein MVRDLEQYSAWRQDVLAALQAYRQAASAAGLVDGASALRLARCVSRLLDDRLSVAFVAEFSRGKSELINAIFFADYGQRILPSGAGRTTMCPTELLYDAAWPPSIRLLPIETRAQNLSTSDYRDLPAAWTVLPLNIDAGGDMQEAIRQVSLTKKVGVEEAARYGLYDADDADAPAMLDENGQVEISMWRHAIINFPHPLLKQGLVILDTPGLNAIGTEPELTLNLIPNAHAVLFILAADTGVTRSDIEVWRNHIGAGAGRLVVLNKIDSMWDELRGDAEVTQAIERQQASVAHLLTLDAGQVFPVSAQKALVGKINHDAALLEKSRLQALETALFEGLIPARKDIIRHQLGFDLDAIQAAQQVQAAARARGIAEQLHELHSLRGKNQSVIAHMMRRIDIEKKEFDSSLFKLQATRAVFTRLSTELYTSLGMDIVRDDIDDVRAAMQRSRFFTGLRDAMRQYFERIARNLDRSEGKTAEITEMMQVMYRKFATEHGLALAVPMPFSLARYRQEIADIEAVYHKQFGTATLITTSRVVLMEKFFDTIASRVRRSFAAANDDASAWLKVIMAPLEAQIVEYKEQLKLRFASIQRIHDATGSLEQKIAGFEASLAALERDKAQLAQLADTLRAASAT from the coding sequence ATGGTCAGGGACTTGGAACAATACAGCGCATGGCGCCAGGACGTGCTGGCCGCCTTGCAGGCTTACCGGCAGGCCGCCAGCGCGGCGGGCCTGGTCGACGGCGCCTCCGCGCTGCGCCTGGCGCGCTGTGTCTCCCGCCTGCTCGATGACCGCCTGTCCGTGGCCTTCGTGGCGGAATTCTCGCGCGGCAAATCCGAGCTGATCAACGCCATCTTCTTTGCCGACTACGGCCAGCGCATCCTGCCCTCGGGCGCGGGACGCACCACCATGTGTCCCACCGAGCTGCTGTACGACGCGGCCTGGCCGCCGTCGATCCGCCTGCTGCCCATCGAGACGCGCGCGCAGAACCTGTCGACCAGCGACTACCGCGACCTGCCCGCCGCCTGGACCGTCCTGCCCCTGAACATCGATGCGGGCGGCGACATGCAGGAAGCCATCCGCCAGGTCAGCCTGACGAAAAAAGTCGGCGTCGAGGAAGCGGCGCGCTACGGCCTGTACGATGCCGACGACGCGGATGCGCCGGCCATGCTCGACGAGAACGGCCAGGTGGAAATCTCGATGTGGCGCCACGCCATCATCAACTTCCCCCATCCGCTGCTGAAACAGGGCCTGGTAATCCTCGACACGCCCGGGCTGAACGCCATCGGCACTGAGCCGGAACTGACGCTGAACCTGATCCCGAATGCGCATGCGGTGCTGTTCATCCTGGCGGCCGACACGGGCGTCACGCGCAGCGATATCGAGGTATGGCGCAACCATATCGGCGCCGGCGCCGGGCGCCTGGTGGTGCTCAACAAGATCGACAGCATGTGGGATGAATTGCGCGGCGACGCCGAGGTGACGCAGGCCATCGAACGCCAGCAGGCCAGCGTGGCACATCTCCTGACGCTGGACGCGGGCCAGGTCTTCCCCGTCTCGGCGCAAAAGGCCCTCGTGGGCAAGATCAACCACGACGCGGCGCTGCTGGAAAAAAGCCGCCTGCAGGCGCTGGAAACGGCCCTGTTCGAAGGCCTGATCCCCGCGCGCAAGGACATCATCCGGCACCAGCTGGGGTTCGACCTCGATGCGATTCAAGCGGCGCAGCAGGTACAGGCGGCGGCGCGCGCGCGCGGCATCGCCGAGCAGCTGCACGAGCTGCATAGCCTGCGCGGCAAGAACCAGAGCGTGATCGCGCACATGATGCGCCGCATCGATATCGAGAAGAAGGAATTCGACAGCAGCCTGTTCAAGCTGCAAGCCACGCGCGCCGTCTTTACGCGCCTGTCGACGGAGCTGTACACGAGCCTGGGCATGGACATCGTGCGCGACGATATCGACGACGTGCGCGCCGCCATGCAGCGCAGCCGTTTCTTCACGGGCCTGCGCGACGCCATGCGCCAGTATTTCGAACGCATCGCCCGGAACCTGGACCGCTCGGAAGGCAAGACCGCCGAGATCACGGAAATGATGCAGGTGATGTACCGCAAGTTCGCCACCGAACATGGCCTGGCGCTGGCCGTGCCGATGCCGTTTTCGCTGGCCCGCTACCGCCAGGAGATCGCCGATATCGAAGCCGTGTATCACAAGCAGTTCGGCACGGCGACCCTGATCACCACCAGCCGCGTGGTGCTGATGGAGAAATTCTTCGATACCATCGCCTCGCGCGTGCGCCGCAGCTTCGCGGCCGCCAACGACGACGCCAGCGCCTGGCTGAAAGTCATCATGGCGCCGCTCGAAGCGCAGATCGTCGAATACAAGGAACAGCTGAAACTGCGCTTCGCCTCGATCCAGCGCATCCACGACGCCACGGGCAGCCTGGAACAGAAGATCGCCGGCTTTGAAGCCAGCCTGGCGGCGCTCGAACGCGACAAGGCGCAGCTGGCGCAACTGGCCGACACCTTGCGCGCGGCCAGCGCGACATAA
- a CDS encoding sensor histidine kinase has protein sequence MRRFVLLALAALCLHGAHAADDLPEVRIGVLAYKGGDAVQQDWSYVTRHLQASIPGVRFVLVDYDQAGLTRAVQSQTIAFAVTSSGHYVALEHSDGASRIATLESPWTDTPRLAIGSAIVVRSSSPLHDLADLADKNVMAVAPDAFGGYQIAARELREAGLDPAHDFASLRYSGFPSQQIVEAVRAGRMDAGIVRTCLLEQMVARGEVQADELRVITTRPVPGFRCATSSRLYPDWPFVALRQTPAPLAKQVALALLAMPRTSEGYSWTVPSDYQIVDELFRELRIGPYAYLDKLTFETALRRYWGWMLLVLALLVAWAVHTVRVEYLVSRRTEQLRAAQHQQRALEEQARQRQATLDHTARLAILGEMASAIAHELNQPLAAIGNFARGMARRIAAGRLDAAPLLDGAQEIATQSERAGAIIRHIRAMAQKRPAHSTAFALADAVEQAVALFRAAHPQANIRWSREAASPAVRVLADPQQVQQVLLNLLKNALDAQMENDNPEHAIGVLLHRENGACMVAVRDAGCGLATEQMARLFEPFFTTKAEGLGLGMSLSKSIIESFGGSLSAHANADAPGLTVWFRLPEDSNMEADQERHEETP, from the coding sequence GTGCGGCGTTTTGTACTGCTCGCGCTGGCGGCGCTGTGCCTGCACGGCGCCCATGCCGCGGATGACCTGCCCGAGGTGCGCATCGGTGTGCTGGCCTACAAGGGCGGCGACGCCGTGCAGCAGGACTGGTCGTACGTGACGCGCCACCTGCAGGCCAGCATTCCCGGCGTGCGCTTCGTGCTGGTCGACTATGACCAGGCGGGATTGACGCGCGCCGTGCAGTCGCAAACGATCGCCTTTGCCGTCACCAGCAGCGGCCATTACGTGGCGCTCGAACACAGCGACGGCGCCAGCCGCATCGCCACGCTCGAATCGCCGTGGACGGATACGCCGCGCCTGGCCATCGGCTCGGCCATCGTGGTGCGCAGCTCGTCGCCGCTGCATGACCTGGCCGACCTCGCGGACAAGAACGTGATGGCGGTGGCGCCTGACGCCTTCGGCGGCTACCAGATCGCCGCGCGCGAATTGCGCGAAGCGGGCCTCGATCCCGCGCACGATTTCGCCAGCCTGCGCTACAGCGGCTTCCCCTCGCAACAGATCGTCGAGGCAGTGCGCGCCGGCCGCATGGATGCGGGCATCGTGCGTACCTGTTTGCTCGAGCAGATGGTGGCGCGCGGCGAAGTGCAGGCAGACGAGCTGCGCGTGATCACGACGCGCCCGGTACCCGGTTTTCGCTGCGCCACCTCGTCGCGGCTGTATCCGGACTGGCCGTTCGTGGCCTTGCGCCAGACGCCGGCGCCGCTGGCCAAGCAGGTGGCGCTGGCCCTGCTGGCCATGCCGCGCACCAGCGAAGGCTACAGCTGGACGGTGCCCAGCGATTACCAGATCGTCGATGAACTGTTCCGCGAACTGCGCATCGGTCCCTACGCCTACCTGGACAAGCTGACCTTCGAGACGGCGCTGCGCCGCTACTGGGGCTGGATGCTGCTGGTGCTGGCCCTGCTCGTTGCGTGGGCCGTGCACACGGTACGCGTGGAATACCTGGTCAGCCGGCGCACGGAGCAGCTGCGCGCGGCCCAGCACCAGCAGCGCGCGCTGGAAGAACAGGCGCGCCAGCGCCAGGCCACGCTCGATCACACAGCGCGCCTGGCGATCCTGGGCGAAATGGCCAGCGCCATCGCCCACGAATTGAACCAGCCGCTGGCGGCCATCGGCAATTTCGCGCGCGGCATGGCGCGCCGCATCGCCGCCGGCCGCCTCGATGCGGCGCCGTTGCTGGACGGCGCGCAGGAAATCGCCACGCAAAGCGAGCGCGCCGGCGCCATCATCCGGCATATTCGCGCGATGGCGCAAAAGCGTCCCGCGCACAGCACGGCCTTCGCCCTGGCCGACGCCGTGGAGCAAGCCGTAGCCCTGTTCCGCGCCGCCCATCCGCAAGCGAACATCCGCTGGTCTCGCGAGGCCGCCAGCCCCGCCGTGCGCGTGCTGGCCGACCCGCAGCAAGTGCAGCAGGTGCTGCTGAACCTGCTCAAGAATGCGCTCGATGCGCAGATGGAAAACGACAATCCCGAGCACGCCATCGGCGTGCTGCTGCACCGCGAAAACGGCGCCTGCATGGTGGCCGTGCGCGACGCCGGCTGCGGCCTCGCCACGGAACAGATGGCGCGCCTGTTCGAACCGTTTTTCACCACCAAGGCAGAAGGGCTGGGCCTGGGCATGTCGCTCAGTAAAAGCATCATCGAATCGTTCGGTGGCAGCCTGTCGGCCCACGCCAACGCCGATGCGCCGGGCTTGACGGTCTGGTTCCGCCTGCCCGAAGATAGCAATATGGAAGCAGACCAGGAAAGACACGAGGAAACACCATGA
- the mutM gene encoding bifunctional DNA-formamidopyrimidine glycosylase/DNA-(apurinic or apyrimidinic site) lyase yields the protein MPELPEVEVTRRGVAPHLEGRAVRSVVLRRDGLRWPFPPALGEQLSGQTIGLTGRRGKYLLIHFRHGTLIIHLGMSGHLRVLPAGTEAQKHDHFDLVVEDADGASQVLRMTDPRRFGAVLWHDEADGPLDSHVLLRGLGTEPLEGGFTGQLLFEKTRNKGSSIKQVLMAGDIVVGVGNIYCSESLFRAGINPKTPAKRIGLARYEKLAQAIRDVLAEAIVQGGSTLRDFIGVNGQSGYFQQTYFTYNRTGKPCRVCGAPIRQIVQGQRSTFYCVHCQK from the coding sequence ATGCCAGAATTGCCAGAAGTCGAAGTCACACGGCGCGGTGTCGCGCCCCATCTCGAAGGACGCGCCGTGCGCTCCGTCGTGCTGCGCCGCGACGGCCTGCGCTGGCCCTTCCCTCCCGCCCTGGGCGAGCAATTGTCGGGCCAGACCATCGGCCTGACGGGGCGGCGCGGCAAATACCTGCTGATCCACTTCCGCCACGGCACCCTGATCATCCACCTGGGCATGTCGGGCCACCTGCGCGTGCTGCCAGCTGGCACCGAGGCGCAAAAGCACGACCATTTCGACCTCGTCGTGGAAGACGCGGACGGCGCCAGCCAGGTGCTGCGCATGACGGATCCGCGCCGCTTCGGCGCCGTGCTGTGGCACGACGAGGCCGACGGCCCGCTCGACAGCCACGTGCTGCTGCGCGGCCTGGGCACGGAACCGCTGGAGGGCGGCTTCACGGGCCAGTTGCTGTTCGAGAAAACGCGCAACAAGGGCAGCAGCATCAAGCAGGTGCTGATGGCGGGCGACATCGTCGTCGGCGTGGGCAATATCTACTGTTCCGAAAGCCTGTTCCGCGCCGGGATCAACCCGAAGACGCCAGCCAAGCGCATCGGCCTGGCGCGCTATGAGAAACTGGCGCAGGCGATCCGCGACGTGCTGGCCGAAGCCATCGTGCAAGGCGGCAGCACCCTGCGCGACTTCATCGGCGTAAACGGCCAGTCCGGCTACTTCCAGCAGACGTATTTCACGTACAACCGCACGGGCAAGCCATGCCGCGTGTGCGGCGCGCCGATCCGGCAAATCGTGCAGGGCCAGCGGTCCACGTTTTACTGCGTGCATTGCCAAAAGTAA
- a CDS encoding molybdopterin dinucleotide binding domain-containing protein: protein MNDHTTPDPQEDRSAEEEKRRKLLRYGAIGGGLAAFAASFSTTAGRMVDHALGKDKPVQKLHGNSLPPEFSVDTATGKLTVNPDQQVSYTMCMGCTTFCGVRVRLDKKSGKVLRVAGNPYSPMSADPALPYATPIRDSFVSLSRFEEKGLKGRSTACGRGNGVLEQMESPFRVLAPMKRVGPRGGGRWEPIAFDQLVKEVTEGGDLFGEGHVQGLRALRELEKPIDAAQPELGPQVNQVGLMCSTDDGRLAFGTRFFKQSYGSLNLVNHGSYCGGAYRSGSGAMFGDMKKMPHAKVDLENTEFCIFVGTAPGNAGNPFKRQGTLIAKARSGKRDFSYVVVDPVLTNADSLAAGDRSRWVPIKPGTDGALAMAMIRWIIEQERYDRHFLAQPNLTVAEAAGEAAWCNATHLVINEKGHPRDGRYLRGSDIGAVELAEEERYKDGDPFCVIDAATQAIVPHSAARGEARLFFDGPLDVAGAPVHLKTAMTMLNEEAQRHSMDEYAAACGIARDIIEGLARELTSHGKRAAVNAHGGMMSGAGFYNAYALVMLNTLIGNLNRKGGTLVNGGSFKDAGPGPRYNLESFDGEIKAAGMPIGRNVPYEKTSEFKLKKEAGKAYPARAPWYPNAPALATEWLTSAMNGYPYTLKALILWSCNPVYGITGLRAQIGKELADPKKIPLIVAIDPFINESSAFADYLLPDTLLYESWGWAGAWGGMPVKMSTARWPVAEPRVHKTPDGQTICMESFFIALAKTMDLPGFGPEALQDMEGRRFPLQCAEDWYLRGGANIAWQGKTPVPEASDDDIALSGVARIRPELERTLKPEEWRKVAFMLARGGRYQSYGEMFGLRLPPPANPKAPVVPAPAADETPYPQDWSTHRYLKPMMLYNEGLGVSKNSLSGKRFPGTPAWRVAAFADGTPVRKAYPASEWPFELISFKSALQNSYSIGARRLRGIHPDNPVAVHPDDAARLKLENGDEIYLETPGGRARATVMLRHGVQRGVIAVEHGFGHKEHGARAHRIGKLRQPDEPAIGAGINLNDLGLTDPSRGDKNVFVDPVSGTSVRQGLPARIVRA, encoded by the coding sequence ATGAACGATCACACCACACCAGACCCGCAAGAAGACCGCAGCGCCGAGGAAGAAAAGCGCCGCAAGCTGCTGCGCTACGGCGCCATCGGTGGCGGCCTGGCCGCGTTTGCCGCCAGTTTTTCCACCACGGCCGGCCGCATGGTCGACCACGCGCTGGGTAAAGATAAACCTGTGCAGAAACTGCACGGCAATTCCCTGCCGCCCGAGTTTTCCGTCGACACGGCCACGGGCAAGCTGACCGTCAATCCGGACCAGCAAGTGAGCTACACCATGTGCATGGGCTGTACCACGTTTTGCGGCGTGCGCGTGCGCCTCGACAAGAAGAGCGGCAAGGTGCTGCGCGTGGCGGGCAATCCGTACAGCCCCATGTCGGCCGACCCGGCGCTGCCGTATGCCACGCCGATACGCGACAGCTTCGTGTCGCTGTCGCGCTTCGAGGAAAAGGGGCTGAAAGGCCGCTCCACCGCTTGCGGCCGCGGCAACGGCGTGCTGGAGCAGATGGAGTCGCCGTTCCGCGTGCTGGCGCCCATGAAGCGCGTGGGACCGCGCGGCGGCGGCCGCTGGGAGCCGATCGCCTTTGACCAATTGGTCAAGGAAGTGACGGAAGGGGGCGACCTGTTTGGCGAAGGCCACGTGCAGGGCTTGCGCGCCTTGCGCGAGCTGGAAAAGCCGATCGATGCGGCGCAGCCGGAACTGGGCCCGCAAGTGAACCAGGTGGGCCTGATGTGCAGCACCGACGATGGCCGCCTGGCGTTCGGCACGCGCTTTTTCAAGCAGTCGTACGGCAGTTTGAACCTGGTCAACCATGGTTCGTATTGCGGCGGCGCCTACCGCAGCGGCTCGGGCGCCATGTTCGGCGACATGAAGAAAATGCCGCATGCGAAAGTGGACCTGGAAAACACGGAATTTTGCATTTTCGTCGGCACGGCACCGGGCAATGCGGGCAATCCGTTCAAGCGCCAGGGCACCTTGATCGCCAAGGCCCGCTCGGGCAAGCGCGATTTCAGCTACGTCGTGGTCGACCCTGTGCTGACGAACGCGGACAGCCTGGCGGCGGGCGACCGTAGCCGCTGGGTACCGATCAAGCCGGGCACGGACGGCGCGCTGGCCATGGCGATGATACGCTGGATCATCGAGCAGGAACGCTATGACCGTCACTTCCTCGCACAGCCCAACCTGACGGTGGCCGAAGCGGCGGGCGAGGCCGCCTGGTGCAACGCCACGCACCTGGTCATCAACGAAAAGGGCCACCCGCGCGATGGCCGCTACCTGCGCGGCTCCGATATCGGCGCGGTGGAACTGGCGGAAGAAGAGCGCTACAAGGATGGCGACCCGTTCTGCGTGATCGACGCCGCCACGCAAGCGATCGTGCCGCACAGCGCGGCCAGGGGCGAGGCGCGGCTGTTCTTCGATGGCCCGCTGGATGTCGCCGGCGCGCCCGTGCACCTGAAGACGGCCATGACGATGCTCAACGAGGAAGCGCAGCGCCACAGCATGGATGAATACGCGGCCGCCTGCGGCATTGCGCGCGACATCATCGAAGGCCTGGCGCGGGAACTGACCAGCCATGGCAAGCGCGCCGCCGTCAATGCGCACGGCGGCATGATGTCGGGCGCGGGCTTTTATAACGCGTATGCGCTGGTCATGCTCAATACCCTGATCGGCAATCTGAACCGCAAGGGCGGCACCCTCGTCAACGGCGGCAGCTTCAAGGATGCGGGCCCTGGCCCGCGCTACAACCTCGAGAGTTTCGATGGCGAGATCAAGGCGGCCGGCATGCCGATCGGGCGCAATGTGCCATATGAGAAAACCTCGGAATTCAAGCTGAAGAAAGAAGCGGGCAAGGCGTATCCGGCCAGGGCGCCGTGGTATCCGAACGCGCCCGCGCTGGCTACCGAGTGGCTGACCAGCGCCATGAATGGCTATCCGTACACATTGAAGGCGCTGATACTGTGGAGCTGCAATCCTGTGTATGGCATCACGGGCTTGCGCGCGCAGATCGGCAAGGAACTGGCCGATCCGAAGAAGATTCCCCTGATCGTCGCCATTGACCCGTTCATCAACGAAAGCTCGGCCTTTGCCGACTACCTGCTGCCCGATACTTTGCTGTACGAAAGCTGGGGCTGGGCGGGCGCCTGGGGCGGCATGCCAGTCAAGATGAGCACGGCGCGCTGGCCGGTGGCCGAACCGCGCGTGCACAAGACGCCCGATGGCCAGACCATCTGCATGGAATCGTTCTTCATCGCGCTGGCGAAAACGATGGACTTGCCTGGCTTCGGCCCCGAGGCCTTGCAGGATATGGAGGGCCGGCGCTTCCCACTGCAATGCGCGGAAGACTGGTATCTGCGCGGCGGCGCCAACATCGCCTGGCAAGGAAAAACGCCAGTGCCGGAGGCGAGCGACGACGATATTGCGCTTTCCGGCGTGGCCCGCATCCGCCCGGAACTGGAACGCACCTTGAAGCCGGAGGAGTGGCGCAAGGTGGCCTTCATGCTGGCGCGGGGAGGGCGCTACCAGAGCTATGGCGAGATGTTCGGCCTGCGCCTGCCGCCGCCGGCGAACCCCAAGGCGCCGGTCGTTCCCGCGCCGGCCGCGGACGAAACGCCGTATCCGCAGGACTGGTCCACGCACCGTTATCTGAAACCGATGATGCTGTACAACGAGGGCCTGGGCGTGAGCAAGAACAGCTTGAGTGGCAAGCGTTTTCCCGGTACGCCCGCCTGGCGCGTGGCGGCGTTTGCCGATGGCACGCCCGTGCGCAAGGCGTATCCGGCCAGCGAGTGGCCGTTCGAGTTGATCAGCTTCAAATCGGCGCTGCAAAACTCGTACAGCATCGGCGCGCGGCGCCTGCGCGGCATCCATCCCGACAATCCCGTCGCCGTGCATCCCGACGATGCGGCGCGGCTGAAGCTGGAAAATGGCGACGAGATCTATCTGGAAACGCCGGGCGGCAGGGCCAGGGCCACGGTGATGCTGCGCCATGGCGTGCAGCGTGGCGTGATCGCCGTCGAACATGGCTTCGGCCACAAGGAGCACGGCGCAAGGGCCCACCGCATCGGCAAGCTGCGCCAGCCCGACGAGCCGGCCATCGGCGCCGGCATCAACTTGAATGACCTGGGTTTGACGGACCCGAGCCGCGGCGACAAGAACGTGTTTGTCGATCCCGTCTCGGGCACGTCGGTGCGGCAGGGACTGCCGGCGCGTATCGTGCGGGCCTAG
- the mutY gene encoding A/G-specific adenine glycosylase: protein MKRLLHPLTPSPGAAQFENAPENYVDPTFSATVIAWQKQHGRHALPWQNTRDAYLIWLSEIMLQQTQVTAVLGYYARFLERFPTLRELADAPVEDVMAQWSGLGYYTRARNLHKCAQRVVAEYDGIFPSDPALLAELPGIGRSTAAAISAFSSGTRAAIMDGNVKRVFARTFGIDAYPGEKRVEEAMWRRAEALLPETGIEAYTQGLMDFGATLCTRSSPDCGRCPLQPRCVAYATNRTKDLPVRKPKKTSPEKHAVMLVVIDDGQVLLEQRPGSGIWGGLLSLPELDGHVLAGEAAPRAIDEGALARAVAPFGEIETQERLLPIVHVFTHYKLHIVPCRITLARRLALAGEASHVWYDGARIADAPLPAPIKKLLLDLFGDARQAQRSMF, encoded by the coding sequence ATGAAACGTCTGCTGCATCCGCTGACGCCCTCCCCGGGCGCAGCTCAGTTTGAAAACGCGCCTGAAAACTATGTCGACCCGACTTTTTCCGCCACCGTCATCGCCTGGCAAAAGCAGCATGGCCGCCACGCGCTGCCGTGGCAAAACACGCGCGATGCCTACCTGATCTGGCTGTCAGAAATCATGCTGCAGCAAACGCAGGTCACCGCCGTGCTCGGCTATTACGCGCGCTTTCTCGAACGCTTTCCCACCCTGCGCGAGCTGGCCGACGCGCCCGTGGAAGACGTGATGGCGCAATGGAGCGGCCTCGGCTACTACACGCGGGCGCGCAACCTGCACAAATGCGCGCAACGCGTGGTGGCCGAATACGACGGCATCTTCCCCAGCGACCCGGCCCTGCTGGCCGAGCTGCCCGGCATCGGCCGCTCGACGGCCGCCGCCATTTCCGCGTTCTCCAGCGGCACGCGTGCAGCCATCATGGACGGCAACGTCAAGCGTGTCTTTGCGCGCACGTTTGGCATCGACGCCTATCCAGGCGAGAAACGGGTCGAGGAAGCCATGTGGCGGCGCGCCGAAGCCCTGCTGCCGGAAACGGGCATCGAAGCCTACACCCAGGGCTTGATGGACTTTGGCGCCACCCTGTGCACGCGCAGCAGCCCCGATTGCGGCCGCTGTCCGCTGCAGCCGCGCTGCGTGGCCTACGCCACCAACCGCACCAAGGACCTGCCCGTGCGCAAGCCGAAGAAAACCAGTCCGGAAAAGCATGCCGTCATGCTGGTCGTCATCGACGACGGCCAGGTGCTGCTGGAACAGCGGCCCGGCTCCGGCATCTGGGGCGGCCTGCTGTCGCTGCCCGAGCTGGACGGCCACGTGCTGGCCGGCGAAGCCGCACCACGCGCCATCGACGAGGGTGCGCTGGCGCGCGCCGTGGCGCCCTTCGGCGAAATCGAGACGCAGGAGCGCTTGCTGCCTATCGTTCACGTCTTCACGCACTACAAGCTGCACATCGTGCCCTGTCGCATCACCCTGGCGCGGCGCCTGGCGCTGGCAGGGGAAGCGTCCCACGTCTGGTATGACGGCGCCAGGATCGCCGACGCGCCGCTGCCGGCGCCCATCAAGAAACTGCTGCTGGACCTGTTCGGCGATGCGCGCCAGGCGCAGCGCAGCATGTTCTAG